Proteins found in one Zea mays cultivar B73 chromosome 1, Zm-B73-REFERENCE-NAM-5.0, whole genome shotgun sequence genomic segment:
- the LOC100280505 gene encoding Pescadillo homolog (The RefSeq protein has 2 substitutions compared to this genomic sequence) → MQKHYRPAGKKKEGNAAKYITRTKAVNYLQVSLAIFRKLCILKGVFPRQPKKKVEGNHKTYYHTKDIAFLAHDPLIEKFREIKVHRRKVKKAVAKKNRDLADRLLNRPPTYKLDRLVLERYPTFVDALRDLDDCLTMVHLFAALPAVDGERVEVKRIHNCRRLSHEWQAYISRTHSLRKTFISVKGIYYQAEVQGQKITWLTPHALQQVLTDDVDFNVMLSFLEFYETLLGFVNFKLYHSINVNYPPILDPRLEALAAELYALCRYMSAGSRRMIGNSQTDEVMEDKDEKSKAEEVIKEEKVVKNKASSKADESELRLAQLQHQLPTNEPGALMNLVEESTADDADDDDTKDCKGLFKNLKFYLSREVPRESLLFIIPAFGGTVSWEGEGAPFKEIDEDITHQIVDRPTQSHVFLSREYVQPQWVFDCVNARIILPTEGYLVGRVPPPHLSPFVDNDAEGYMPEYAETIKRLQAAARNEVLPLPGIGDEDLDNSLVAAMMDRTASNEAAEKKRKLEMLEKQYIDELKKEIDGVAFSSLSNKEADKSPNAKDDTQSDREEDASKQEEDDDDDIGTALMSRKQRGLYKAMKMGKEKKKEKVELLKKRKKNADSGASSKKRH, encoded by the exons ATGCCGAAGCACTACCGCCCTGCG GGTAAGAAGAAGGAAGGGAATGCGGCAAAGTACATCACGAGGACCAAGGCGGTCAACTACCTGCAAGTTAGCCTCGCAATCTTTAG GAAGCTATGCATTCTAAAGGGTGTCTTTCCACGTCAGCCAAAGAAGAAGGTGGAAGGGAACCACAAGACCTACTACCACACAAAGGATATTGCATTCCTCGCTCATGACCCTTTGATCGAGAAGTTCAG GGAGATTAAGGTCCATCGAAGGAAGGTTAAAAAGGCTGTTGCTAAGAAAAACAGGGATCTTGCAGACAGGCTGTTGAATCGGCCACCAACTTACAAGCTTGATAGGCTTGTCCTTGAAAG GTATCCAACATTCGTTGATGCTCTTCGTGACTTGGATGACTGCCTTACAATGGTGCATCTGTTTGCGGCATTACCTGCTGTTGACGGTGAACGTGTTGAGGTCAAACGAATCCATAACTGCCGCAG GTTAAGCCATGAATGGCAAGCATACATATCCCGAACCCATTCTCTGAGGAAGACATTTATTTCCGTGAAGGGCATATATTATCAG GCTGAAGTTCAAGGACAAAAGATCACCTGGCTAACTCCGCATGCTCTTCAGCAAGTATTAACTGATGATGTTGATTTCAATGTGATGCTTTCTTTTCTAGAATTCTATGAG ACTCTTCTAGGATTTGTGAACTTCAAACTCTATCATTCAATAAATGTAAATTATCCTCCTATTCTGGATCCACGTCTGGAAGCTTTAGCTGCTG AGCTCTATGCATTGTGCCGATACATGTCTGCTGGTTCCAGAAGAATGATTGGGAATTCACAAACTGACGAAGTAATGGAAGATAAGGATGAGAAAAGTAAAGCTGAGGAAGTAATTAAGGAAGAGAAGGTTGTGAAGAATAAAGCAAGCTCAAAAGCAGATGAATCTGAGCTCAGATTAGCACAGCTTCAACATCAGCTCCCAACCAATGAACCTGGTGCACTGATGAATCTTGTAGAAGAATCAACTGCCGATGATGCAGATGATGATGATACTAAAGATTGTAAAGGTTTATTTAAGAACTTAAAGTTCTACTTGAGTCGAGAG GTGCCTAGGGAGTCCCTGTTATTTATAATTCCAGCGTTTGGAGGGACTGTTTCATGGGAAGGAGAAGGAGCTCCATTTAAAGAAATAGACGAAGATATCACTCACCAG ATTGTTGATAGGCCGACACAAAGCCATGTTTTCCTCTCCAGGGATTATGTTCAACCACAGTGGGTCTTTGATTGTGTAAATGCTCGTATCATATTGCCAACAGAAGGTTATCTTGTTGGAAG AGTACCTCCACCACATTTGTCTCCTTTTGTGGACAATGATGCCGAGGGCTACATGCCTGAGTATGCAGAGACAATAAAGAGGCTCCAAGCTGCTGCTCGCAATGAGGTGTTGCCTCTTCCAGGTATTGGTGATGAAGATCTAGACAATTCACTGGTAGCAGCAATGATGGATCGAACAGCTTCTAACGAAGCTGCTGAAAAGAAGAGGAAG CTGGAGATGCTAGAGAAGCAATACATCGATGAACTGAAGAAGGAAATTGATGGCGTTGCTTTCTCTAGTTTGTCAAACAAGGAAGCAGATAAATCACCGAATGCAAAAGATGATACTCAGTCAGATCGTGAGGAGGATGCCAGTAAACAAGaggaggatgatgatgatgatattggTACTGCTCTCATGTCTCGCAAGCAGAGAGGCCTTTATAAGGCTATGAAG ATGggcaaagaaaagaaaaaggagaaagtTGAGCTActcaagaagagaaaaaagaacgCGGATTCTGGCGCTTCTTCCAAGAAGCGGCACTGA